From a single Eleginops maclovinus isolate JMC-PN-2008 ecotype Puerto Natales chromosome 20, JC_Emac_rtc_rv5, whole genome shotgun sequence genomic region:
- the slc2a1b gene encoding solute carrier family 2, facilitated glucose transporter member 1, protein MDSGKRLTFPLLMAVGTAVLGSLQFGYNTGVINAPQKIIEKFINETWFERYQEPITKGSLTAIWSISVSIFSVGGIFGSFSVGLFVNRFGRRNSMLMANILAFISAILMGFSKMASSWEMLIAGRFVVGLYSGLSTGFVPMYVGEVSPTALRGALGTLHQLGIVVGILIAQVFGLEAIMGNDDLWPLLLGFIVIPAVLQCILLPLCPKSPRFLLINKNEENKAKNVLKKLRGTSDVSSDMQEMKEESRQMMREKKVTIPELFRQPLYRQPLLVAVILQLSQQLSGINAIFYYSTRIFEKAGVEQPVYATIGAGVVNTAFTVVSLFVVERAGRRSLHLLGLLGMAGSAILMTIALALLEQLKWMSYLSIVAIFSFVAFFEIGPGPIPWFIVAELFSQGPRPSAMAVAGFSNWTANFIVGMTFQYVEELCGPYVFVIFTVLLLSFFVFTYFKVPETKGRTFDEISAGFRQTAASGAEKHSPEELNSLGADSQL, encoded by the exons ATCATTGAGAAGTTTATCAATGAGACGTGGTTTGAACGCTACCAGGAGCCCATCACCAAGGGCTCCCTCACGGCTATCTGGTCCATCTCCGTGTCCATCTTCTCTGTTGGTGGCATCTTTGGCTCATTCTCTGTCGGACTCTTTGTCAACCGTTTTGGAAg GAGGAACTCTATGCTCATGGCCAATATTCTGGCCTTCATCTCGGCCATTCTGATGGGCTTTTCAAAGATGGCGAGCTCCTGGGAAATGCTGATCGCCGGTCGTTTTGTCGTGGGCCTCTACTCTGGCCTTTCGACAGGCTTCGTGCCCATGTATGTGGGGGAGGTTTCCCCAACAGCGCTAAGAGGAGCCCTGGGCACCTTACACCAGCTGGGAATTGTCGTCGGCATCCTCATTGCACAG GTGTTTGGACTGGAGGCCATAATGGGCAACGACGACCTGTGGCCGCTGCTCCTGGGCTTCATCGTCATCCCCGCTGTGCTGCAGTGCATCCTGCTGCCTCTCTGCCCCAAGAGCCCCCGTTTCCTGCTCATCAACAAGAACGAAGAGAACAAGGCCAAAAATG TGTTGAAGAAGCTCAGAGGCACCTCGGATGTGAGCTCTGACATGCaggagatgaaggaggagagcCGGCAGATGATGAGGGAGAAGAAGGTGACCATCCCAGAGCTTTTCCGCCAGCCCCTCTACCGCCAGCCCCTTCTGGTTGCTGTCATCCTGCAGCTGTCCCAGCAGCTGTCTGGCATCAACGCT ATATTCTACTACTCCACTCGTATCTTTGAGAAAGCTGGAGTTGAGCAGCCTGTCTACGCCACGATTGGCGCTGGAGTCGTCAACACAGCGTTCACTGTGGTGTCG cTGTTTGTGGTAGAGCGAGCAGGACGTCGGTCTCTGCACCTGCTGGGGCTGCTGGGAATGGCCGGATCTGCCATCTTAATGACCATTGCCTTGGCTCTGTTG GAACAGCTCAAATGGATGTCATATCTGAGCATTGTGGCCATTTTCTCCTTTGTCGCATTCTTTGAGATCGGACCGGGCCCAATCCCCTGGTTCATCGTGGCCGAGTTGTTCTCGCAGGGCCCCCGACCGTCTGCCATGGCTGTAGCTGGTTTCTCAAACTGGACTGCTAACTTCATAGTGGGAATGACCTTCCAGTATGTAGAg GAACTGTGCGGCCCATACGTGTTTGTCATCTTCACAGTGCTGCTTCTCAGCTTCTTCGTCTTCACCTACTTCAAAGTGCCGGAGACCAAGGGCCGGACGTTTGACGAGATCTCAGCCGGCTTCCGTCAGACGGCCGCCTCAGGAGCAGAGAAGCACTCGCCGGAGGAGCTCAACAGCCTGGGAGCAGATTCTCAGCTCTGA